The following coding sequences lie in one Streptomyces venezuelae genomic window:
- the ettA gene encoding energy-dependent translational throttle protein EttA, producing MAEYIYTMRKTRKAHGDKVILDDVTLSFLPGAKIGVVGPNGAGKSTVLKIMAGLEQPSNGDAFLSPGYSVGILMQEPQLDESKTVLENVQDGAAEIMGKLKRFNEVAELMATDYSDALMEEMGKLQEDLDHANAWDLDAQLEQAMDALGCPPGDWPVVNLSGGEKRRVALCKLLIEAPDLLLLDEPTNHLDAESVNWLEQHLSQYSGAVVAVTHDRYFLDNVAQWILELDRGRAHPYEGNYSTYLEKKAQRLKVEGQKDAKRAKRLKEELEWVRSNAKGRQAKSKARLARYEEMAAEADKMRKLDFEEIQIPPGPRLGSIVVEVEHLSKAFGDKVLVDDLSFSLPRNGIVGIIGPNGAGKTTLFKMIQGLEQPDSGSIKVGDTVKVSYVDQGRANIDPKKTLWAVVSDELDYINVGQVEMPSRAYVSAFGFKGPDQQKPAGVLSGGERNRLNLALTLKEGGNLLLLDEPTNDLDVETLSSLENALLEFPGAAVVISHDRWFLDRVATHILAYEGDSKWYWFEGNFESYEKNKIERLGPDAARPHRATYKKLTRG from the coding sequence TTGGCTGAGTACATCTACACCATGCGCAAGACGCGCAAGGCGCACGGCGACAAGGTGATCCTCGACGATGTCACCTTGAGCTTCCTTCCTGGCGCGAAGATCGGTGTCGTGGGCCCCAACGGCGCCGGTAAGTCCACGGTGCTGAAGATCATGGCCGGGCTCGAGCAGCCGTCCAACGGTGACGCGTTCCTCTCGCCCGGGTACAGCGTCGGCATCCTCATGCAGGAGCCGCAGCTCGACGAGTCGAAGACGGTCCTGGAGAACGTGCAGGACGGCGCCGCCGAGATCATGGGCAAGCTCAAGCGCTTCAACGAGGTCGCCGAGCTCATGGCGACGGACTACTCGGACGCGCTCATGGAGGAGATGGGCAAGCTCCAGGAGGACCTGGACCACGCCAACGCGTGGGACCTGGACGCCCAGCTGGAGCAGGCCATGGACGCGCTGGGCTGCCCGCCCGGCGACTGGCCCGTCGTGAACCTCTCCGGTGGCGAGAAGCGCCGCGTCGCGCTCTGCAAGCTCCTCATCGAGGCGCCCGACCTGCTCCTCCTCGACGAGCCCACCAACCACCTCGACGCCGAGTCGGTGAACTGGCTGGAGCAGCACCTCTCGCAGTACTCCGGCGCTGTCGTCGCGGTCACCCACGACCGGTACTTCCTGGACAACGTCGCCCAGTGGATCCTGGAGCTCGACCGCGGTCGCGCCCACCCGTACGAGGGCAACTACTCCACGTACCTGGAGAAGAAGGCCCAGCGCCTCAAGGTCGAGGGCCAGAAGGACGCCAAGCGCGCGAAGCGTCTGAAGGAAGAACTCGAGTGGGTGCGGTCGAACGCCAAGGGGCGTCAGGCCAAGTCCAAGGCGCGTCTGGCGCGCTACGAGGAGATGGCCGCCGAGGCCGACAAGATGCGGAAGCTGGACTTCGAGGAGATCCAGATCCCGCCGGGCCCGCGTCTGGGCTCGATCGTCGTCGAGGTCGAGCACCTGTCGAAGGCGTTCGGCGACAAGGTCCTCGTCGACGACCTCAGCTTCTCGCTGCCGCGCAACGGCATCGTCGGCATCATCGGTCCGAACGGCGCGGGCAAGACCACGCTGTTCAAGATGATCCAGGGCCTGGAGCAGCCGGACTCCGGCAGCATCAAGGTCGGCGACACGGTCAAGGTCAGCTACGTCGACCAGGGCCGCGCCAACATCGACCCGAAGAAGACGCTGTGGGCCGTCGTCTCCGACGAGCTGGACTACATCAACGTCGGTCAGGTCGAGATGCCGTCGCGGGCGTACGTCTCCGCGTTCGGCTTCAAGGGCCCGGACCAGCAGAAGCCGGCCGGTGTGCTCTCCGGTGGTGAGCGCAACCGCCTCAACCTGGCGCTGACCCTCAAGGAGGGCGGCAACCTGCTCCTCCTCGACGAGCCGACGAACGACCTGGACGTCGAGACCCTGTCGTCCCTGGAGAACGCGCTCCTGGAGTTCCCGGGTGCCGCCGTCGTGATCTCCCACGACCGCTGGTTCCTGGACCGGGTCGCCACGCACATCCTGGCGTACGAGGGCGACTCCAAGTGGTACTGGTTCGAGGGCAACTTCGAGTCGTACGAGAAGAACAAGATCGAGCGTCTCGGCCCGGACGCGGCCCGTCCGCACCGCGCCACCTACAAGAAGCTCACCCGGGGCTGA
- a CDS encoding acyl-CoA thioesterase, with translation MARHIYQCPLRWSDMDAFGHVNNVVFLRYLEEARIDFMFRLAPGDGSPSFSGGSVVARHEIDYLRPLVHRHEPVTIESWVTKIGAASLTIAYEIKDAQQVYVRASTVVVPFDLEAQRPRRITAEERSFLEEYVDDSAGGPDGGSGALAA, from the coding sequence GTGGCCCGACACATATACCAATGCCCGCTCCGCTGGTCGGACATGGACGCCTTCGGGCACGTCAACAACGTCGTCTTCCTGCGGTATCTGGAAGAGGCGCGGATCGACTTCATGTTCCGGCTCGCGCCCGGTGACGGCTCCCCGTCGTTCTCCGGCGGGTCGGTCGTGGCCCGCCACGAGATCGATTACCTACGGCCGTTGGTGCACCGGCACGAGCCGGTCACCATCGAGTCGTGGGTGACGAAGATCGGTGCGGCGTCGCTGACCATCGCGTACGAGATCAAGGACGCGCAGCAGGTGTATGTGCGGGCCTCTACCGTAGTCGTGCCCTTCGACCTGGAGGCGCAGCGACCGCGGCGGATCACGGCCGAGGAGCGCTCGTTCCTGGAGGAGTACGTGGACGACAGCGCCGGTGGCCCCGACGGTGGCTCGGGGGCGCTCGCCGCATGA